The Streptomyces seoulensis genome contains a region encoding:
- a CDS encoding non-ribosomal peptide synthetase, which produces MTTSDVRPGPLAPGGDLSPAARRLLEQRLRGLAAARDDGPARNRPLPDRIPLSAAQQRLYFLDRLDPGAATYLLPAAWRFTGPLDLVALRSAVTGLAARHEQLRVVFPEYEGVPYQRVLPADSAVLDVVEAAGPAGADRERRVAAAVQAAALRPFDLAREPAFRATLVRAADDDHVLVLAMHHIVSDGWSLGLIVRDLGELYRARTGGRTPVLPELPVDYTDYAIWQRASDQSAALDHWRSRLAGLTPLDLPTDHPRPDAPSGRGAAHTVTLSATLTDRLGELGARYGTTPYMTVLAAFQAALAFHSGQHDIPVATVVANRERAETEQLVGFFVNTLVLRGDLSDDPTPAALLERTRERVLEAFSHQSLPFEKVVDALHPERDLARNPLAQVLFTHTDAAPACFALGGADGTPYRIDLTTAKFDLTLDLRDGAGRTDLVLVYRPDLFEEASVAALARHTVALLEAFHTHPDTPLGSIDPLTPAERAHLLGPDGPANTAPLPGPAPRTAPDRLAGHIARTPHAVAVTGSRHSLTYAELDTRASELAARLRAHGVTPGSLVGVCLDRTPHLAVALLAVWRAGAAYLPLDPTHPRARREFTVADSGIEWVVTDATTREAVDGLPVRPVPLDPAADTPPIRTEAPAAGDLRPSADDLAYVIYTSGSTGRPKGVEITHGNLAWLLGAADRHFDFGPADVWTLMHSPAFDFSVWELWAPLTSGGRVVVLGSDEVRDPAAVHRVLRAEGVTVLNQTPAAFKGLRAHLADAGADFADLALRTVVFGGDAFDVRDYRDWFTAPGRRPALVNMYGITETTVHVTIRTITEADVTGTVRSPVGRPLSGQHGYVLDARGRLVPPGSTGELYVSGGGVARGYRNRPELTAERFLDDPFTGDGTRMYRTGDLVRVLADGQLGYVGRADHQVKIRGHRIEPGEIETALRTLPGVADVAVVARKDGEGVARLVAHVVTPEGRPLDPPALREGLRLTLPDYMVPALFVRHERLPLTANGKVDRAALTDVAPAMAGHGAHVPPEGTKEEALAGVWTQVLAAEHVSRTDNFFDLGGDSILALRLVGLARQAGLGLTVADVFRARTLADLAALATDAVDAPAPVDPFSQLDPADRERLPDGLADAYPLTMLQAGMLHEMLADPRRGAYHNVTDLKISVPEGFDREAFQAAVDAVVAGQPILRTSVDLVSYREPLQLVHRAARLPVGYTDLRALPREEQRARLARFVDEEFERRFDLAAAPLVRIHLHHVSDHELRLVLTDCHVVLDGWSLTSLVADLLALHRETVAHRAVPRPPSAPAFAEYVALERAATGSEESREYWRGRLADLRPVRLDRLPAAPEAGQPPVHEVRRSYAHLAERIGRLAKKAGVPRRTVLLTAFHHTMGLFAQADDTALGHGIGLVTNGRPELPDADRMRGLFLNTVPFGVARPRGSWLAYLRDVFTAEQEMLPHRRVPLVHIARLRPTEPSLTDAVFNYVNFHRLSHESWDDSLEIARTMFPLLVNASVNAFTLDADPEFVAPATAEQLADVMCAQMEAMTADPDGRVTRPALTGAARATALDVWGRGPLTPASPLLFHEHIAGHAARTPDAVAVEHGALRLTYAGLQEAAETLARRLRRLGVGPETVVGICADRGPDLVCAAVAVLRSGGAFLPLDPQHPTDRLAFMAEDSGMSVLLTQRALTGAVPFDGPVLLLDEDAPPAPDETTDTPGARPCADTLAYIIYTSGSTGTPKGVAIPHRGLSNMLEGQRDLVRPTAADRVLQFASFGFDASILELTWSLANGGRLVTAPKEALRPGPDLARTLREAHVTCAMLPPSALAVLGEDDFPGLRVLQVAGEACPAELADVWARGRRFHNVYGLTETSVWSVAAELRPGQGRPPIGTPMRNTRVHVLDEDLQPVPAGVPGEIHLGGDAVGRGYLGRPALTAATYVPDPYGAPGDRLCRTGDLGTHRPDGSVVWLGRRDSQVKLRGFRIELGEIEHALRKLPEVRQAVVLHRTDLPGEPALVAYLVVGGPGKPGAEDLRHALRSFLPPYMVPARFVVLDEMPVNRSGKIDKRALPLPPAESDSGDTAYAAPATPAEKVLAEVWREVLGLARIGVHDDFFRIGGSSLSTVRVSLMAAARGLTVSVGDLIEHPTIARLAEHATRTAGDGVPAAVTSEVRLREGEGEPLWCVHPTGGSAAWFVPLARALPPGRPVHAFQARGLLGGVDPSTVTGIAANYVAEMTDRDGTGPHALLGWSMGANIALEMATQLHRSGHRVSPLVLIEPYLPNPAARARLSGVTKDLREALRLRDRLRELPPSAHRDRLTAELTATLLGAGMSPAEAALVEGAPIEVWHSLLAALADYEVRPFPGHLHLVVGSEAAGLPRGRTMPGLDVDYETYVARWREVAGDGLTLHISDGDHMSMMAEPRVAGIAALVAGIGTETTR; this is translated from the coding sequence CGCGTGCTGCCCGCCGACAGCGCGGTACTGGACGTGGTGGAGGCCGCCGGACCCGCCGGCGCCGACCGTGAGCGGCGTGTCGCGGCCGCCGTCCAGGCCGCCGCCCTGCGCCCCTTCGACCTCGCCCGTGAACCCGCCTTCCGCGCCACCCTCGTACGCGCCGCCGACGACGACCACGTCCTGGTCCTCGCCATGCACCACATCGTCTCCGACGGCTGGTCCCTCGGCCTGATCGTCCGCGACCTGGGCGAGCTGTACCGCGCCAGGACCGGGGGCCGCACCCCGGTGCTGCCCGAACTGCCCGTCGACTACACCGACTACGCGATCTGGCAGCGGGCCTCGGACCAGTCCGCCGCCCTGGACCACTGGCGCTCCAGGCTGGCCGGCCTCACCCCGCTCGACCTGCCGACCGACCACCCCCGCCCCGACGCCCCGAGCGGGCGGGGCGCGGCCCACACCGTCACCCTGTCCGCCACGCTCACCGACCGACTCGGCGAGCTGGGCGCCCGGTACGGCACGACCCCGTACATGACGGTCCTGGCCGCCTTCCAGGCCGCGCTGGCCTTCCACAGCGGGCAGCACGACATCCCCGTCGCCACCGTGGTCGCCAACCGGGAGCGGGCCGAGACGGAACAACTCGTCGGCTTCTTCGTCAACACCCTCGTGCTGCGCGGGGACCTGTCCGACGACCCGACTCCGGCGGCGCTGCTGGAGCGCACCCGCGAACGCGTGCTGGAAGCCTTCTCCCACCAGTCGCTGCCGTTCGAGAAGGTCGTCGACGCCCTCCACCCGGAGCGCGACCTCGCCCGCAACCCGCTCGCCCAGGTCCTGTTCACGCACACCGACGCCGCTCCCGCGTGCTTCGCCCTCGGCGGCGCGGACGGCACGCCCTACCGGATCGACCTCACCACCGCCAAGTTCGACCTCACCCTGGACCTGCGCGACGGCGCCGGCCGGACCGACCTGGTCCTCGTCTACCGGCCCGACCTGTTCGAGGAGGCGTCGGTCGCCGCCCTCGCCCGGCACACGGTGGCGCTGCTGGAGGCGTTCCACACCCACCCCGACACCCCGCTCGGCTCGATCGACCCGCTCACCCCCGCCGAACGCGCCCACCTGCTCGGCCCCGACGGTCCGGCCAACACCGCCCCCCTGCCCGGCCCCGCCCCGCGCACCGCGCCCGACAGGCTCGCCGGGCACATCGCCCGCACCCCGCACGCGGTGGCCGTCACCGGCTCCCGGCACTCCCTCACCTACGCCGAACTCGACACCCGCGCCTCGGAACTGGCCGCCCGGCTGCGCGCCCACGGCGTCACCCCCGGCTCCCTCGTCGGCGTCTGTCTGGACCGCACACCCCACCTGGCCGTCGCCCTGCTCGCCGTCTGGCGCGCCGGTGCCGCTTACCTGCCGCTCGACCCCACCCACCCCAGGGCGCGGCGCGAGTTCACCGTCGCGGACTCCGGCATCGAGTGGGTCGTCACCGACGCGACCACGCGGGAGGCGGTGGACGGCCTGCCCGTCCGGCCGGTCCCGCTGGACCCCGCCGCCGACACCCCGCCCATCCGGACCGAAGCCCCGGCCGCCGGTGACCTCCGGCCGTCCGCCGACGATCTCGCCTACGTCATCTACACCTCCGGCTCCACCGGCCGTCCCAAGGGCGTCGAGATCACCCACGGCAACCTGGCCTGGCTGCTCGGGGCCGCCGACCGGCACTTCGACTTCGGGCCGGCCGACGTGTGGACGCTGATGCACTCGCCCGCCTTCGACTTCTCGGTGTGGGAACTGTGGGCCCCGCTCACCAGCGGCGGCCGGGTCGTCGTGCTCGGCTCCGACGAGGTGCGCGACCCCGCCGCCGTACACCGGGTGCTGCGCGCGGAGGGGGTCACCGTCCTCAACCAGACCCCCGCCGCGTTCAAGGGCCTGCGTGCTCATCTCGCGGACGCGGGGGCGGACTTCGCGGACCTCGCGCTGCGCACCGTGGTCTTCGGCGGCGACGCCTTCGACGTCCGGGACTACCGCGACTGGTTCACCGCGCCCGGCCGCCGCCCCGCCCTGGTCAACATGTACGGCATCACCGAGACCACCGTGCACGTCACCATCCGCACGATCACCGAGGCCGACGTGACGGGAACGGTCCGTTCGCCCGTCGGGCGCCCGCTGTCCGGCCAGCACGGCTACGTCCTCGACGCCCGGGGCCGGCTGGTCCCGCCCGGCAGCACGGGCGAACTGTACGTGTCCGGCGGCGGCGTGGCCCGCGGCTACCGCAACCGCCCGGAGCTGACCGCGGAACGCTTCCTCGACGACCCGTTCACCGGGGACGGCACCCGCATGTACCGCACCGGTGACCTCGTACGCGTCCTCGCCGACGGCCAGTTGGGGTACGTCGGACGCGCCGACCACCAGGTGAAGATCCGGGGCCACCGCATCGAGCCGGGCGAGATCGAGACCGCCCTGCGGACCCTGCCCGGCGTCGCGGACGTGGCCGTCGTCGCCCGCAAGGACGGCGAGGGCGTGGCCCGTCTGGTCGCCCACGTGGTCACTCCCGAGGGACGCCCGCTGGACCCGCCCGCGCTGCGCGAGGGACTGCGCCTGACCCTGCCCGACTACATGGTCCCGGCCCTGTTCGTCCGCCATGAGCGCCTGCCGCTGACCGCCAACGGCAAGGTGGACCGCGCCGCCCTGACCGACGTCGCCCCCGCCATGGCCGGACACGGCGCCCATGTGCCGCCCGAGGGGACGAAGGAGGAGGCCCTGGCCGGCGTGTGGACCCAGGTGCTGGCCGCCGAGCACGTCAGCCGCACCGACAACTTCTTCGACCTGGGCGGCGACTCCATCCTCGCCCTGCGCCTGGTGGGCCTCGCCCGGCAGGCCGGGCTCGGCCTCACCGTCGCCGACGTCTTCCGGGCCCGTACCCTCGCCGACCTGGCCGCCCTCGCCACCGACGCCGTGGACGCGCCCGCCCCCGTGGACCCGTTCTCGCAGCTCGACCCGGCGGACCGGGAGCGCCTGCCCGACGGGCTCGCCGACGCCTATCCGCTGACCATGCTGCAGGCGGGCATGCTGCACGAGATGCTCGCCGACCCCCGGCGCGGCGCCTACCACAACGTCACCGACCTCAAGATCAGCGTCCCCGAGGGCTTCGACCGCGAGGCGTTCCAGGCGGCGGTGGACGCGGTGGTCGCGGGCCAGCCCATCCTGCGCACCTCCGTCGACCTCGTCTCCTACCGCGAGCCCCTCCAGCTCGTCCACCGCGCCGCCCGCCTCCCCGTCGGCTACACCGACCTGCGCGCACTGCCCCGCGAGGAACAGCGGGCGAGGCTCGCCCGGTTCGTGGACGAGGAGTTCGAGCGCCGCTTCGACCTCGCCGCGGCCCCCCTGGTCCGCATCCACCTCCACCACGTCTCCGACCACGAACTGCGGCTCGTCCTCACCGACTGCCATGTCGTCCTGGACGGCTGGAGCCTCACCTCCCTCGTCGCCGACCTGCTCGCCCTGCACCGCGAGACGGTCGCCCACCGAGCGGTGCCCCGCCCGCCGAGCGCACCCGCCTTCGCCGAGTACGTCGCCCTGGAGCGGGCCGCGACCGGCAGCGAGGAGTCACGGGAGTACTGGCGCGGACGCCTGGCCGACCTGCGCCCCGTCCGCCTCGACCGGCTCCCGGCCGCACCGGAGGCCGGACAGCCGCCGGTGCACGAGGTGCGGCGCTCCTACGCCCACCTCGCCGAGCGCATCGGCAGGCTGGCCAAGAAGGCCGGGGTTCCGCGCCGTACCGTGCTGCTCACGGCGTTCCACCACACCATGGGCCTGTTCGCACAGGCCGACGACACCGCCCTCGGCCACGGCATCGGCCTGGTCACCAACGGCCGGCCCGAACTGCCGGACGCCGACCGGATGCGCGGACTCTTCCTCAACACCGTCCCCTTCGGCGTGGCCCGCCCGCGCGGAAGCTGGCTCGCCTACCTGCGGGATGTGTTCACGGCCGAGCAGGAGATGCTGCCGCACCGCAGGGTCCCGCTCGTCCACATCGCCCGGCTGCGGCCCACGGAACCGAGCCTGACGGACGCGGTCTTCAACTACGTCAACTTCCACCGGCTCTCGCACGAGTCCTGGGACGACTCCCTGGAGATCGCCCGGACCATGTTCCCGCTGCTGGTGAACGCGAGCGTCAACGCCTTCACCCTCGACGCCGACCCGGAGTTCGTCGCCCCCGCCACCGCTGAGCAACTGGCCGACGTGATGTGCGCCCAGATGGAGGCGATGACCGCCGACCCGGACGGCCGCGTGACGCGCCCCGCGCTCACCGGCGCCGCCCGCGCCACCGCCCTGGACGTCTGGGGCCGGGGCCCGCTGACCCCCGCGTCCCCGCTGCTGTTCCACGAGCACATCGCCGGCCACGCGGCCCGCACCCCCGACGCGGTCGCCGTCGAGCACGGCGCGCTACGGCTGACCTACGCCGGACTCCAGGAGGCAGCCGAGACGCTGGCGCGGCGGCTGCGCCGGCTCGGGGTGGGGCCCGAGACGGTGGTCGGCATCTGCGCGGACCGAGGTCCCGACCTGGTGTGCGCCGCCGTCGCGGTACTCCGCTCGGGCGGCGCCTTCCTCCCGCTCGACCCGCAACACCCCACCGACCGGCTGGCGTTCATGGCCGAGGACAGTGGCATGAGCGTGCTGCTCACCCAGCGGGCCCTCACCGGGGCCGTGCCCTTCGACGGCCCGGTGCTGCTCCTCGACGAGGACGCGCCCCCGGCGCCGGACGAGACGACCGACACCCCAGGTGCCCGGCCCTGCGCCGACACCCTCGCCTACATCATCTACACCTCCGGCTCCACCGGCACCCCCAAGGGCGTCGCCATCCCGCACCGCGGCCTGTCCAACATGCTCGAAGGCCAGCGCGACCTGGTCCGCCCCACCGCGGCCGACCGGGTGCTGCAGTTCGCCTCCTTCGGCTTCGACGCCTCGATCCTGGAACTCACCTGGTCCCTCGCCAACGGCGGCCGCCTGGTGACCGCGCCGAAGGAAGCGCTGCGTCCCGGCCCCGACCTGGCCCGCACCCTGCGCGAGGCCCACGTCACCTGCGCCATGCTGCCGCCCAGCGCCCTCGCCGTGCTCGGCGAGGACGACTTCCCCGGGCTGCGCGTGCTCCAGGTCGCCGGCGAGGCGTGCCCGGCCGAACTCGCCGACGTCTGGGCACGCGGCCGCCGCTTCCACAACGTCTACGGCCTCACCGAGACCTCCGTGTGGTCCGTCGCCGCCGAACTGCGGCCCGGCCAGGGGCGCCCGCCCATCGGCACCCCGATGCGCAACACCCGTGTCCACGTCCTGGACGAGGACCTCCAGCCCGTCCCGGCGGGGGTGCCCGGCGAGATCCACCTCGGCGGCGACGCCGTCGGCCGCGGCTACCTGGGCCGCCCCGCGCTGACCGCCGCCACCTACGTGCCCGACCCCTACGGTGCCCCCGGCGACCGCCTGTGCCGCACCGGCGACCTCGGCACCCACCGGCCCGACGGCTCGGTGGTGTGGCTGGGCCGCCGCGACAGCCAGGTGAAACTGCGCGGCTTCCGCATCGAACTCGGCGAGATCGAGCACGCGTTGCGCAAGCTGCCCGAAGTGCGCCAGGCGGTGGTCCTGCACCGCACGGACCTGCCCGGTGAACCGGCCCTCGTCGCCTACCTCGTCGTAGGAGGTCCCGGCAAGCCGGGCGCCGAGGACCTGCGGCACGCCCTGCGCTCCTTCCTGCCGCCGTACATGGTGCCCGCCCGGTTCGTCGTCCTGGACGAGATGCCCGTCAACCGCAGTGGCAAGATCGACAAGCGGGCGCTGCCGCTGCCCCCGGCCGAGTCCGACAGCGGCGACACCGCGTACGCCGCCCCGGCCACGCCGGCCGAGAAGGTGCTCGCGGAGGTGTGGCGCGAGGTGCTGGGCCTGGCCCGGATCGGCGTCCACGACGACTTCTTCCGCATCGGCGGCAGCTCCCTGTCCACCGTGCGCGTCTCCCTGATGGCCGCCGCGCGCGGACTGACCGTGTCGGTCGGCGACCTGATCGAGCATCCGACGATCGCCCGGCTCGCCGAGCACGCCACCCGCACCGCGGGAGACGGGGTGCCCGCCGCCGTCACCTCCGAGGTCCGGCTGCGCGAGGGCGAGGGTGAACCGCTGTGGTGCGTGCACCCCACCGGCGGCAGCGCCGCCTGGTTCGTACCGCTGGCCCGCGCCCTGCCGCCGGGCCGCCCCGTGCACGCCTTCCAGGCACGCGGCCTGCTCGGCGGCGTGGACCCGAGCACGGTGACCGGCATCGCCGCCAACTACGTCGCCGAGATGACCGACCGGGACGGCACGGGGCCGCACGCGCTGCTGGGCTGGTCCATGGGCGCCAACATCGCGCTGGAGATGGCCACCCAGCTCCACCGCTCGGGCCACCGCGTCTCGCCGCTGGTCCTGATCGAGCCCTACCTGCCCAACCCCGCCGCCCGCGCCCGCCTGAGCGGTGTCACCAAGGACCTGCGCGAGGCCCTGCGCCTGCGGGACCGGCTGCGCGAGCTGCCGCCCTCCGCACACCGCGACCGGCTCACCGCCGAACTCACCGCCACCCTGCTCGGGGCCGGCATGAGCCCCGCCGAGGCCGCGCTCGTCGAGGGCGCCCCGATCGAGGTCTGGCACTCGCTGCTCGCGGCCCTCGCCGACTACGAGGTCCGCCCCTTCCCCGGCCACCTCCACCTGGTGGTGGGCAGCGAGGCCGCCGGACTGCCGCGCGGCCGGACCATGCCCGGCCTCGACGTGGACTACGAGACCTACGTCGCACGCTGGCGCGAAGTGGCCGGGGACGGCCTGACCCTGCACATCAGCGACGGCGACCACATGTCGATGATGGCCGAGCCGCGAGTGGCCGGCATCGCCGCACTGGTCGCCGGCATCGGGACGGAGACCACGCGATGA
- a CDS encoding cytochrome P450: MTILTTAPAFAERYLLSPDLVAEPYGHLDALRAHAPVHWSPLHHAWLVTGYDQVMRCLRDPAVSADRVRPLMDAVPQGAREDAERAFAILSRWMVFNDPPQHRRLRQVFQESFAARAVTRYRVFTEKATANVLARRAAPGRAGDLMADLARPLPALVFARWLGVPRTDAPAFWYWNARVADLVLGTAQEESEYRASLQALVSLEDYLADLVARRRAEPADDLISQVLREGRVGDSVTEEEFVGMLTQMAFAGGETTSNLIANTVVALHTEGRLDEVREDPELVRAAVEETLRLDGPSKMSIRTAARDLDLDGHTVRAGDRIFLVTAAANRDPARFPDPGRFDLRRTGATHLGFGFGAHFCIGAALARLVAVAAVGTLVRDHPDLTLDEPGRLTWQPSLLNRALTALPVRY, from the coding sequence ATGACCATCCTCACCACCGCCCCGGCCTTCGCCGAGCGCTACCTGCTCTCCCCGGACCTGGTCGCCGAACCCTACGGCCACCTCGACGCGCTGCGCGCACACGCGCCGGTGCACTGGAGCCCGCTGCACCACGCCTGGCTCGTCACGGGCTACGACCAGGTCATGCGGTGCCTGCGCGACCCCGCGGTCTCCGCCGACCGGGTCCGGCCCCTGATGGACGCCGTACCGCAGGGCGCCCGCGAGGACGCCGAGCGGGCCTTCGCCATCCTGTCCCGCTGGATGGTCTTCAACGACCCGCCCCAGCACCGCAGACTGCGCCAGGTCTTCCAGGAGTCGTTCGCCGCGAGGGCGGTGACCCGCTACCGCGTCTTCACCGAGAAGGCCACCGCGAACGTCCTCGCCCGCCGGGCCGCCCCCGGCCGCGCCGGAGACCTGATGGCCGACCTCGCCCGGCCGCTGCCCGCGCTGGTCTTCGCCCGCTGGCTCGGCGTCCCCCGCACCGACGCCCCCGCGTTCTGGTACTGGAACGCCCGCGTCGCCGACCTCGTCCTCGGCACCGCGCAGGAGGAGAGCGAGTACCGCGCCTCGCTCCAGGCGCTGGTGAGCCTGGAGGACTACCTCGCCGACCTGGTGGCCCGGCGCCGGGCCGAACCCGCCGACGACCTGATCAGCCAGGTGCTGCGGGAAGGCAGGGTGGGGGACTCCGTCACCGAGGAGGAGTTCGTCGGGATGCTCACCCAGATGGCGTTCGCCGGCGGGGAGACCACGAGCAACCTCATCGCCAACACCGTCGTGGCCCTGCACACCGAGGGCCGGCTGGACGAGGTCCGCGAGGACCCGGAGCTGGTGCGGGCGGCCGTCGAGGAGACGCTGCGCCTGGACGGACCGTCGAAGATGTCCATCCGCACCGCCGCCCGCGACCTCGACCTGGACGGGCACACCGTGCGCGCCGGGGACCGGATCTTCCTGGTGACCGCGGCCGCCAACCGCGACCCGGCCCGCTTCCCCGACCCCGGCCGGTTCGACCTCCGTCGCACCGGCGCCACCCACCTCGGCTTCGGCTTCGGCGCCCACTTCTGCATCGGCGCCGCCCTCGCCCGGCTGGTCGCCGTGGCCGCCGTGGGCACCCTGGTCCGCGACCACCCGGACCTCACCCTCGACGAGCCCGGCCGGCTCACCTGGCAGCCCTCCCTGCTCAACCGCGCCCTCACCGCCCTGCCCGTCCGCTACTGA
- a CDS encoding MFS transporter yields MATTLTGAGPRLWAPARHRPFRLLWLGQSLSLLGDGFSVVAFSWITLGLTGSTLTLGYVLAFQAVPRALLTLVGGTLSDSWSTRTLMIASSWTRAGLMAAVGLVGLTGHLTVWMLCAAAAAFGAVDAFFQPARMSILPSVVDEDLLTPANALLGAGTRTAAVLGPAVGGMVIAVTEAPVAFLVDAVCFVLCGLCVLGIRTRPRAPRAAAPAGARPAAEAAPSLGARIREGVAFTWRDPRLRTVVALDTAVNFCYAGPFTVGFATLADQVLRGGSATLGVLNGSLAGGAMLGTLAGGALGGRPRVGLLVAALAGWLGAGMAVLGLVHSTPAVVATVLAMGFAIGFQGVFGLSWIQRNIPSDVLSRVVSVDMVLGYAAAPLSLVVCGALARTSTFALFATVAAVLAVTAAAVLASRAVREMR; encoded by the coding sequence ATGGCCACCACCCTCACCGGCGCCGGACCGCGGCTGTGGGCGCCCGCCCGGCACCGCCCCTTCCGACTCCTCTGGCTCGGACAGTCGTTGTCCCTGCTCGGCGACGGCTTCAGCGTCGTCGCGTTCTCCTGGATCACCCTCGGCCTGACCGGCTCCACCCTCACCCTCGGCTACGTCCTCGCCTTCCAGGCGGTGCCCCGCGCCCTGCTGACCCTGGTGGGCGGCACCCTCAGCGACTCCTGGTCCACGCGCACCCTGATGATCGCCTCCAGCTGGACGCGGGCCGGACTCATGGCCGCGGTGGGACTGGTCGGTCTCACCGGACATCTGACGGTGTGGATGCTCTGCGCGGCCGCCGCCGCCTTCGGCGCCGTGGACGCCTTCTTCCAGCCCGCCCGCATGTCGATCCTGCCCTCGGTGGTGGACGAGGACCTGCTCACCCCGGCCAACGCCCTGCTCGGCGCGGGCACCCGGACCGCCGCGGTCCTCGGCCCGGCCGTCGGCGGCATGGTCATCGCCGTCACCGAGGCACCGGTCGCCTTCCTCGTCGACGCCGTCTGCTTCGTCCTGTGCGGCCTGTGCGTGCTCGGCATCCGCACCCGGCCCCGCGCACCACGGGCGGCCGCCCCGGCCGGCGCCAGGCCCGCCGCCGAAGCCGCCCCCTCGCTCGGCGCCCGCATCCGCGAAGGCGTGGCCTTCACCTGGCGCGACCCCCGGCTGCGCACCGTCGTCGCGCTCGACACCGCCGTCAACTTCTGTTACGCCGGGCCCTTCACCGTCGGCTTCGCCACCCTCGCCGACCAGGTGCTGCGCGGCGGCTCGGCCACCCTGGGCGTGCTCAACGGCTCCCTGGCCGGCGGCGCGATGCTCGGCACCCTGGCCGGCGGCGCGCTCGGCGGGCGGCCCCGGGTGGGGCTGCTGGTGGCCGCTCTCGCCGGGTGGCTCGGCGCGGGGATGGCCGTCCTCGGGCTGGTCCACAGCACCCCGGCGGTGGTGGCTACGGTCCTCGCGATGGGCTTCGCCATCGGCTTCCAGGGCGTGTTCGGGCTGAGCTGGATCCAGCGCAACATCCCCTCGGACGTGCTCAGCCGGGTCGTCTCCGTGGACATGGTCCTCGGCTACGCCGCCGCGCCGCTCTCACTCGTCGTCTGCGGCGCCCTCGCCCGCACCAGCACCTTCGCGCTGTTCGCCACGGTGGCCGCCGTCCTCGCCGTGACCGCGGCGGCGGTGCTCGCCTCCCGCGCGGTGCGGGAGATGCGCTGA